From Camelina sativa cultivar DH55 chromosome 7, Cs, whole genome shotgun sequence, one genomic window encodes:
- the LOC104704885 gene encoding RING finger protein 141-like, producing the protein MDSSEFAYTVTSSMQVINPLTAELTCAEVIRRSIRLQTATSSSLALPDQTIDHRTTSLTPLHAENYAVWYSSCPNGTTFISNPFTFSLNCNGISHIMSRFDVANDCSTITREIDVALASVLSKGRGVTEVKIWKISTKVFDIDTDSEKLLTERYCSVPADDDLPPPPAIKLLRYNFNGSTGCVICMEDYVEVSVVVKLPCEHDFHGVCINQWSQINQRCPLCRLQFSSSSSFSFFLWISDL; encoded by the coding sequence ATGGATTCTAGTGAGTTTGCGTACACTGTTACATCTTCCATGCAAGTAATTAATCCGCTTACCGCCGAGCTAACATGCGCCGAAGTCATCCGCAGAAGTATCCGTCTACAAACAGCAACCTCCTCCTCACTCGCTCTTCCCGATCAAACCATCGACCATCGCACAACAAGCCTTACGCCCCTACACGCTGAAAACTACGCCGTCTGGTACTCTAGTTGTCCCAACGGAACCACTTTTATCTCCAACCCCTTTACTTTCTCCCTAAACTGCAACGGCATCTCCCATATCATGAGCCGCTTCGACGTAGCCAATGACTGCTCCACTATCACGCGAGAGATCGACGTAGCTCTTGCGTCTGTATTGTCAAAAGGCAGAGGAGTTACTGAAGTCAAGATTTGGAAGATCAGTACTAAAGTTTTTGACATCGATACAGACTCAGAGAAACTGTTGACAGAGAGGTATTGCTCTGTTCCTGCGGATGATGATTTACCACCACCACCGGCGATCAAGTTGCTCCGATATAACTTTAATGGTTCGACGGGATGTGTGATTTGCATGGAGGATTACGTTGAAGTATCAGTCGTCGTGAAGTTGCCTTGTGAACATGATTTTCATGGAGTTTGTATCAACCAGTGGTCACAGATCAATCAACGCTGTCCCTTGTGCCGGCTtcaattctcttcttcatcttctttttcattttttctttggatttctGATTTgtaa
- the LOC104702189 gene encoding LOW QUALITY PROTEIN: lysM and putative peptidoglycan-binding domain-containing protein 2-like (The sequence of the model RefSeq protein was modified relative to this genomic sequence to represent the inferred CDS: inserted 1 base in 1 codon) — protein MARGNGILEWHLIVLREDHHHHHLFPRYCVSPPSTTPTGAGYIEHEVSKLDTLAGIAIKYGVEVADITKPNGLVSDLQMFALKSLRIPLPGRHPPSPCLSNGSLNLGEGCSEQALSSASNGNNQDVLFDSFQSLSLKPSEKKVSPAMNSLQGYYGLKPKNRRASEGFDMAVYKXESSHLQDDDQYLS, from the exons ATGGCACGAGGAAATGGAATCCTAGAATGGCACCTTATAGTCCTTCgagaagatcatcatcatcatcatctgtttcCAAGATACTGCGTATCTCCACCTTCGACCACTCCTACCGGCGCTGGTTATATCGAACACGAGGTCTCCAAGCTTGATACTCTCGCTGGCATTGCCATCAAATACGGCGTTGAG GTTGCAGATATTACGAAGCCGAATGGGCTTGTGTCTGATCTTCAGATGTTTGCTCTCAAGTCTCTCCGGATACCATTACCTGGCAGACATCCTCCTTCCCCATGCTTATCTAACGGCTCTCTTAATCTTGG AGAGGGGTGTTCGGAGCAAGCTTTATCGTCAGCAAGCAATGGCAACAACCAAGACGTATTATTTGACTCCTTCCAGTCTTTGAGTTTGAAGCCTTCAGAAAAGAAGGTGTCTCCAGCCATGAACTCCTTGCAAGGATACTATGgattgaaaccaaaaaacagaAGAGCTTCTGAAGGTTTTGATATGGCTGTGTACA AAGAGTCTTCTCATCTCCAAGACGATGATCAGTACCTATCATGA